Proteins from a genomic interval of Leifsonia shinshuensis:
- a CDS encoding SDR family NAD(P)-dependent oxidoreductase, with product MDLQLRGKTAFVSGSTQGIGYAVASALAAEGVRVVVNGRREESVAAAVAALRAAYPGAEHSGLAADFGDPAQVDALLGSLSAVDILVNNVGLFDLAPFGDIADDEWARYLEVNLMSGVRLSRHLLPGMLERGCGRIVFVSSESGVNVPADMIHYGVTKAAMIAPGNGLAKLTRGTAVTVNTVLGGPTYSDGVTATVESIAAAQSAPVDAVKAAIIGQNRTTLLERFLEPTELASLVAYLASPLASATNGAAVRADGGVLTGLL from the coding sequence ATGGATCTGCAACTACGTGGGAAGACGGCGTTCGTCAGCGGTTCGACACAGGGGATCGGGTACGCGGTGGCCTCGGCGCTCGCCGCGGAGGGCGTGCGCGTCGTCGTGAACGGCCGCCGGGAGGAGTCCGTCGCGGCGGCGGTCGCCGCGCTCCGGGCCGCGTACCCCGGCGCTGAGCACTCCGGGCTGGCCGCCGACTTCGGCGACCCCGCCCAGGTGGACGCGCTGCTCGGCAGCCTGAGCGCCGTCGACATCCTCGTCAACAACGTCGGGCTGTTCGACCTGGCGCCATTCGGCGACATCGCCGACGACGAGTGGGCGCGCTACCTGGAGGTCAACCTGATGAGCGGCGTCCGGCTCTCGCGGCACCTGCTGCCCGGCATGCTCGAGCGCGGCTGCGGACGCATCGTCTTCGTCAGCAGCGAGTCCGGCGTGAACGTGCCGGCCGACATGATCCACTACGGCGTGACGAAGGCGGCGATGATCGCCCCCGGCAACGGGCTCGCCAAGCTCACGCGGGGCACGGCGGTCACGGTGAACACGGTGCTCGGCGGCCCGACCTACTCGGACGGCGTCACCGCGACGGTGGAGTCGATCGCGGCCGCGCAGTCCGCGCCGGTCGACGCGGTGAAGGCCGCGATCATTGGGCAGAACCGCACCACCCTGCTCGAGCGATTCCTCGAGCCGACGGAACTGGCTTCGCTGGTCGCCTACCTCGCGAGCCCGCTCGCCTCCGCGACCAACGGCGCCGCCGTCCGCGCCGACGGCGGAGTGCTCACGGGGCTTCTGTAG
- a CDS encoding MarR family winged helix-turn-helix transcriptional regulator, producing the protein MTTSDELPGLSPAHLQAWAAIATVLERLPAALDAQLLRDSGVTHYEHGLLYALATASDRTLRLSTLADYANSTLSRLSRAISRLEKKGWVRREVDATDGRFTLAILTPEGHEQVVRANPAHHALVEQLVFEPLTEAQVRQLAAICGRIATAIDPAAPVWGPPDLTG; encoded by the coding sequence ATGACGACCTCCGACGAGCTCCCCGGCCTGAGCCCTGCCCACCTCCAGGCCTGGGCAGCCATCGCCACCGTGCTTGAGCGGCTGCCCGCCGCGCTCGACGCCCAGCTGCTGCGCGACAGCGGGGTAACCCACTACGAGCACGGCCTGCTGTACGCGCTCGCCACCGCATCCGACCGCACGCTGCGGCTGAGCACGCTCGCCGACTACGCGAACAGCACGCTCTCCCGGCTCTCGCGGGCGATCTCCCGTCTGGAGAAGAAGGGCTGGGTGCGCAGGGAGGTCGACGCCACCGACGGCCGCTTCACCCTGGCGATCCTCACGCCGGAGGGCCACGAGCAGGTCGTGCGAGCCAACCCGGCGCACCACGCCCTCGTCGAACAACTCGTCTTCGAGCCGCTCACCGAGGCACAGGTGCGCCAGCTGGCTGCGATCTGCGGGCGAATCGCGACCGCGATCGATCCGGCGGCGCCGGTGTGGGGGCCGCCGGATCTGACCGGCTGA
- the rpmF gene encoding 50S ribosomal protein L32 — translation MQHRKSRARTQHRRAHWTAKATALTKCTNPACGKQTPAHRVCQHCGYYRGRQILPTAGGDT, via the coding sequence ATGCAGCACCGCAAATCTCGCGCCCGGACTCAACATCGTCGCGCCCACTGGACGGCAAAGGCCACTGCCCTCACCAAATGCACGAATCCGGCCTGCGGCAAGCAGACCCCTGCTCATCGTGTATGCCAGCACTGCGGCTACTATCGCGGGCGCCAGATCCTTCCCACTGCGGGCGGTGACACATGA